The genomic segment CTCGTCGGTGGCGGGGAAGCGCCGGCCCAGCCACAGGTGGGTGCCGTCAAAGTAGTTGTTGTCGTCGTTCCACGCCCACGCCCACGCCCCGCCCTCGGGGAGGTCCGCCGTCCGGACGACCTGGTGGGTCTGGCCGTCCACCACCACCACGTGGGGGGCGCTGTTGCTGAGGACGAAGATCTGGGCCCGCGGCCGGCCCACCGCCGCCGGCGCCGCGGCGGCCACCGCCAGGGCCGCCGCCAGCGCCGTGATCCACGCACGCAGCCTCATCGGGAGCTCACCTCCTCAGCCTGCCGGCGCAGGCGGATCCGCCACTCGCCGCTGCCGGCGGCCTCCACCGTCATCGCAAATCCCAGGCGCACCGCGGCCATGCGGATGGTGTCGATGGCCGGCGGGTGGTCCACCAGCACCTCCAGCTCCTCCCCGGCGGGGAGCCGCTGCATCGCCTCCATGGCCTTTTTCATCGGGTAGGGACA from the Armatimonadota bacterium genome contains:
- a CDS encoding sulfurtransferase TusA family protein translates to MFLDVRGEICPYPMKKAMEAMQRLPAGEELEVLVDHPPAIDTIRMAAVRLGFAMTVEAAGSGEWRIRLRRQAEEVSSR